One Curtobacterium sp. MCLR17_032 genomic window carries:
- the mgrA gene encoding L-glyceraldehyde 3-phosphate reductase, with protein sequence MTYTAADDRYDSMTYRRTGHSGLDLPLLSLGYWHNFGDDVPFETQRAVSRRAFDLGITHHDLANNYGPPYGAAELNFGKLMREDFAPYRDEMVVSTKAGWDMWPGPYGQGGGSRKYVLASLDQSLRRTGLDYVDVFYSHRLDSSTPLEETMGALHTAVQQGKALYVGISSYDAERTRQAAAILRDLGTPLLIHQPSYSMLNRWIETEGLLDAAGELGFGVIGFTALAQGLLTGKYLDGVPEGSRAAAGKSLDPSSITPEVVEHLRALNAVAESRGQTMAQLALAWALRDERVTSLVIGASRVEQLEDNVAALANTSFSDDELRTIDEHSIGITDVDLWAGARSGEVS encoded by the coding sequence ATGACCTACACCGCGGCCGACGACCGCTACGACTCGATGACCTACCGGCGGACCGGGCACTCGGGCCTGGACCTGCCGCTGCTCTCCCTCGGCTACTGGCACAACTTCGGCGACGACGTCCCGTTCGAGACCCAGCGTGCGGTGAGCCGCCGCGCATTCGACCTCGGCATCACCCACCACGACCTGGCGAACAACTACGGCCCGCCCTACGGTGCCGCCGAGCTGAACTTCGGCAAGCTCATGCGCGAGGACTTCGCGCCCTACCGCGACGAGATGGTCGTCTCGACGAAGGCCGGCTGGGACATGTGGCCCGGCCCCTACGGCCAGGGCGGCGGCTCCCGCAAGTACGTCCTCGCCTCGCTCGACCAGTCGCTGCGCCGCACCGGCCTGGACTACGTCGACGTGTTCTACTCGCACCGGCTCGACTCCTCCACCCCGCTCGAGGAGACGATGGGCGCCCTGCACACCGCCGTCCAGCAGGGCAAGGCGCTGTACGTCGGGATCTCGTCCTACGACGCCGAGCGCACCCGCCAGGCCGCCGCGATCCTCCGCGACCTCGGCACACCGCTCCTCATCCACCAGCCGTCCTACTCGATGCTGAACCGCTGGATCGAGACCGAGGGGCTGCTCGACGCGGCGGGCGAACTGGGCTTCGGCGTGATCGGGTTCACCGCCCTGGCGCAGGGCCTGCTCACCGGCAAGTACCTGGACGGCGTGCCCGAGGGCTCCCGCGCCGCGGCCGGGAAGTCGCTCGACCCGTCCTCGATCACCCCCGAGGTCGTCGAGCACCTGCGCGCACTCAACGCCGTGGCCGAGTCCCGCGGACAGACGATGGCGCAGCTCGCCCTGGCGTGGGCCCTGCGGGACGAGCGCGTCACGTCCCTGGTGATCGGCGCCTCCCGGGTGGAGCAGCTCGAGGACAACGTCGCCGCGCTCGCGAACACGTCGTTCTCGGACGACGAGCTCCGCACCATCGACGAGCACAGCATCGGGATCACCGACGTCGACCTCTGGGCGGGTGCCCGCTCCGGCGAGGTCTCCTGA
- a CDS encoding MFS transporter gives MLQARSSGASLIALAGRSYFPIAFVARLPFAMMVVGVLTLVVAARDSVALGGINSASVGIGSALFGPLVGAAADKYGQRAVLVPVGLANAVLLGALPFVVQSSAPDLAVLAMSFLIGASAPQVAPMSRTRLVAIIRNRMEPKRHERVLSGTMAYESAADETVFIVGPFLVGVLASAIAPWVAVAGASVLTFVFVTAFALHPTGRLTLGHASDPRPAPARQLLRPRLVVVVVGILGIGFFFGSTLTALTAFMADHGGSSRAGLLYGLMGIGSAGLALGSAAFPRAFRLGWRWLLFGVVLLGSAIVFASASSVLAVGIVLAVMGIGIGPTLVTQYSLGSDRSPVGRSATTMTILGSAVIVGQSIASAVVGEVAERAGTPAAMAFPAFSAAVVVLAGAVNLVLSRRDALR, from the coding sequence ATGCTCCAGGCGCGTTCCTCCGGCGCTTCCCTGATCGCCCTCGCCGGGCGGTCCTACTTCCCCATCGCCTTCGTGGCGCGACTGCCCTTCGCGATGATGGTCGTCGGCGTGCTGACGCTCGTCGTCGCCGCACGTGACTCGGTCGCCCTCGGTGGCATCAACTCGGCCTCGGTCGGCATCGGCTCCGCGCTGTTCGGGCCGCTCGTCGGTGCCGCAGCCGACAAGTACGGGCAGCGCGCCGTGCTCGTGCCCGTCGGCCTGGCCAACGCGGTGCTGCTCGGTGCGCTGCCGTTCGTCGTGCAGAGCAGCGCCCCCGACCTGGCCGTCCTGGCGATGTCGTTCCTCATCGGGGCGAGTGCGCCGCAGGTCGCGCCGATGTCCCGCACCCGGCTCGTCGCCATCATCCGGAACCGGATGGAACCGAAGCGGCACGAGCGTGTGCTCAGCGGAACGATGGCGTACGAGTCCGCCGCCGACGAGACCGTCTTCATCGTCGGACCGTTCCTGGTCGGCGTCCTGGCGAGCGCCATCGCGCCGTGGGTCGCCGTCGCCGGCGCCTCGGTCCTGACGTTCGTCTTCGTCACGGCGTTCGCCCTGCACCCGACCGGTCGGCTGACCCTCGGGCACGCGTCCGACCCGCGTCCGGCTCCGGCGCGCCAGCTGCTGCGGCCCCGACTCGTGGTGGTGGTCGTCGGCATCCTCGGCATCGGGTTCTTCTTCGGCTCGACGCTGACCGCGCTGACGGCGTTCATGGCCGACCACGGCGGGTCCTCGCGAGCCGGGCTGCTCTACGGCCTGATGGGCATCGGCTCGGCCGGTCTCGCGCTCGGTTCGGCGGCGTTCCCCCGGGCCTTCCGGCTCGGCTGGCGGTGGCTGCTCTTCGGTGTCGTGCTGCTCGGGTCGGCGATCGTCTTCGCCAGCGCGAGCTCCGTGCTGGCGGTCGGGATCGTCCTCGCCGTGATGGGGATCGGCATCGGCCCCACCCTGGTCACCCAGTACAGCCTGGGGTCCGACCGGTCGCCGGTGGGCCGCTCGGCGACCACGATGACCATCCTCGGTTCGGCGGTCATCGTCGGACAGTCGATCGCCAGTGCGGTCGTCGGCGAGGTCGCCGAACGCGCCGGCACCCCGGCCGCGATGGCGTTCCCGGCGTTCTCGGCCGCCGTCGTCGTGCTGGCGGGTGCGGTCAACCTGGTGCTGTCCCGTCGCGACGCGCTGCGCTGA
- a CDS encoding ATP-binding protein encodes MDSIRNPYTPNAGATPEIIAGRAEQTRSFTVLLERLARGRTEQSMIMTGLRGVGKTVLLNEFADLARQARWEVVEIEASKRGDDRFRQMIASSLRSALLQISPRKRWGERAQRAAEVLTAFSVNVTNEGSWALTWDVEAAEGLGDHGDLALDLTDVLVAVGEAAREKERGVAILIDEVQFLNQAQLEALIQAMHKTVQRKLPVTFVGAGLPQIAELAGDAKSYAERLFRFPMIDSLGDDDAREALIAPAEREGVAFEPAAVAEALAITKGYPYFIQELGYQAWEIAEGGSITADDVSTAKEAYLAKLDSSFFRVRLDRATPLQTAYMRAMAELGPEAQKASEVARVMLRESTQLGPTRAELIDMGLLFTPEHGYAAFTVPDFDQFMLRAIPDLIVPEVRRRPRPS; translated from the coding sequence ATGGACAGCATCAGGAACCCGTACACGCCGAACGCGGGAGCGACACCCGAGATCATCGCGGGACGAGCAGAGCAGACGAGGTCCTTCACCGTCCTCCTCGAGCGCCTCGCGCGCGGACGGACGGAACAGTCGATGATCATGACCGGCCTCCGAGGGGTCGGCAAGACAGTCCTGTTGAACGAGTTCGCAGACCTCGCCCGTCAGGCTCGTTGGGAAGTCGTGGAGATCGAAGCGAGCAAGCGGGGTGACGATCGCTTCCGTCAGATGATCGCGTCCTCCCTGCGGTCGGCGCTTCTCCAGATCTCGCCGCGCAAGAGGTGGGGGGAACGAGCGCAGCGGGCAGCCGAGGTACTCACCGCGTTCTCCGTCAACGTCACGAACGAGGGGTCCTGGGCTCTGACGTGGGACGTCGAGGCTGCTGAGGGTCTCGGCGACCACGGGGACCTCGCACTCGACCTCACCGACGTGCTCGTCGCAGTCGGAGAAGCGGCCAGGGAGAAGGAACGAGGGGTCGCGATCCTCATCGACGAGGTCCAGTTCCTCAACCAGGCGCAGCTCGAGGCGCTCATCCAGGCCATGCACAAGACCGTGCAGCGCAAGCTCCCGGTGACGTTCGTCGGTGCAGGGCTCCCACAGATCGCCGAACTCGCAGGCGATGCGAAGTCCTACGCGGAACGGTTGTTCCGGTTCCCCATGATCGATTCCCTCGGCGACGACGACGCACGCGAGGCACTGATCGCCCCAGCCGAACGTGAAGGCGTGGCATTCGAACCGGCCGCTGTCGCCGAGGCGCTCGCCATCACGAAGGGCTACCCCTACTTCATCCAGGAGCTCGGATACCAGGCGTGGGAGATCGCGGAAGGCGGGAGCATCACCGCAGATGACGTCTCAACCGCCAAGGAGGCGTACCTGGCGAAGCTCGACTCGTCGTTCTTCCGCGTCCGCCTCGACCGAGCGACGCCACTGCAGACCGCTTACATGCGCGCAATGGCGGAGCTGGGTCCGGAGGCCCAGAAAGCATCTGAAGTCGCGCGCGTCATGCTCCGCGAGTCGACACAGTTGGGCCCCACCCGGGCCGAACTGATCGACATGGGCCTGCTGTTCACACCGGAGCACGGGTACGCGGCCTTCACCGTCCCGGATTTCGACCAGTTCATGCTCCGCGCCATCCCGGATCTGATCGTTCCTGAGGTCCGTCGCCGCCCTCGGCCGAGCTGA
- the mnhG gene encoding monovalent cation/H(+) antiporter subunit G, which translates to MTEMTDMLQAFLDDAGIRAWIALGLLLVGAGLSLGAAIGIVRFPDPLVRLHAMSKPQVLGLACCLAAVVVAVWTWSVLWMVIPAMVFQLALVPVSTHMIARAGLRSGDYRHEDLLVDDTE; encoded by the coding sequence ATGACCGAGATGACCGACATGCTGCAGGCGTTCCTCGACGACGCCGGCATCCGGGCGTGGATCGCGCTCGGCCTGCTGCTCGTCGGCGCCGGGCTGTCACTCGGTGCGGCGATCGGCATCGTCCGCTTCCCCGACCCGCTGGTCCGACTGCACGCGATGTCGAAGCCGCAGGTGCTCGGGCTGGCCTGCTGCCTGGCGGCCGTCGTCGTCGCGGTGTGGACCTGGTCCGTGCTGTGGATGGTGATCCCGGCGATGGTGTTCCAGCTCGCACTCGTGCCGGTGTCCACGCACATGATCGCCCGCGCAGGCCTGCGCTCGGGCGACTACCGGCATGAGGACCTGCTGGTCGACGACACCGAGTGA
- a CDS encoding Na+/H+ antiporter subunit E: MSDVKRFTNARRMALAWRYDVPLVLGLTVLWALLWGSWTPLTLLCGVVVALLVTQSLPLPPVPLSARFSVVHVLWFLLVWAGYVVVASFRVAWVAIRPRGVRKSSIVLVQLHTTSEMTFTLSTIAISLVPGSYVIDEDLRRRRLLLHVLDTERVEQVDDARREAMRIEALVIRAIGSAQDVSELSEPLPEVVR, encoded by the coding sequence ATGAGCGACGTCAAGCGGTTCACGAACGCCCGTCGGATGGCGCTGGCGTGGCGGTACGACGTGCCGCTCGTGCTCGGGCTCACCGTCCTGTGGGCGCTGCTCTGGGGCAGCTGGACCCCGCTGACGCTGCTGTGCGGGGTCGTCGTCGCCCTGCTCGTCACCCAGTCGCTGCCGCTGCCGCCGGTGCCGCTGTCCGCCCGGTTCTCGGTCGTGCACGTCCTCTGGTTCCTGCTCGTCTGGGCCGGGTACGTCGTGGTCGCCTCCTTCCGGGTCGCCTGGGTCGCGATCCGGCCGCGCGGGGTCCGGAAGAGCTCGATCGTCCTGGTCCAGTTGCACACCACGTCGGAGATGACCTTCACCCTGTCCACCATCGCGATCTCGCTCGTCCCCGGCTCCTACGTCATCGACGAGGACCTGCGCCGCCGACGCCTGCTGCTGCACGTGCTCGACACCGAACGGGTCGAGCAGGTCGACGACGCCCGCCGGGAGGCCATGCGCATCGAGGCCCTCGTGATCCGGGCGATCGGCTCCGCGCAGGACGTCTCCGAGCTGTCCGAGCCGCTGCCCGAGGTCGTCCGGTGA
- a CDS encoding Na+/H+ antiporter subunit D, with amino-acid sequence MTFLVPLLVLVPLLGAAVALGLLRHQQLQRAITVAVLVIAVAVAVTLMVLVDRHGTIVVQVGGWQAPYGISLVVDRLSALLLTVSSSVLLVVLLFSIGQGLADDDEDAPVTIFYPTYLVLAAGVLDSFIAGDLFNLYVAFEMLLVASYVLITVGGSVQRVRAGTTYIVTSLIASSIFLAAIGLVYGATGTVNIAQISQRVAELPDHVQLLLHTMLLIGFGIKAAVFPLAFWLPDSYPTAPAPVTAVFAGLLTKVGIYAIIRLETIIFPGPQLNGVLLVVAVLTMVVGVLGAVSQTDVKRLLSFTLISHIGFMVMGIGLGSVVGTAAAVFYTVHHIVVQTTLFLVSGLMERVGGTTSTRSLGGLLKAAPLLAALYLIPAFNLGGIPPFSGFIGKLGLFRAAAEDGSPLAYVTIGAGVVTSLLTLYALMRVWDAAFWRPKPAAEAAAPHASVAEPHEHLRAPEPAPVTVPETEADGRTGGSSDSGTPAAVVRAPAGDGSVATLDDPTRSDAHRHGNAPTNDEARAKLPPMLVAVTTIAVLGSVALTVLAGPLYGYATRAAESLESPDRYVQAVLGGATR; translated from the coding sequence GTGACCTTCCTCGTCCCGCTCCTGGTCCTCGTCCCGCTGCTCGGTGCCGCCGTCGCCCTCGGGCTCCTCCGCCACCAGCAGCTGCAGCGCGCCATCACGGTCGCGGTGCTCGTCATCGCCGTCGCGGTCGCGGTCACGCTGATGGTCCTGGTCGACCGGCACGGCACGATCGTCGTGCAGGTCGGCGGCTGGCAGGCGCCGTACGGCATCTCGCTCGTGGTCGACCGGTTGAGCGCCCTGCTCCTGACGGTGTCGAGCTCGGTGCTGCTCGTCGTCCTGCTGTTCTCGATCGGTCAGGGCCTGGCCGACGACGACGAGGACGCCCCGGTCACGATCTTCTACCCGACGTACCTGGTGCTGGCGGCGGGCGTGCTCGACTCGTTCATCGCCGGTGACCTGTTCAACCTCTACGTCGCGTTCGAGATGCTGCTCGTGGCGAGCTACGTGCTCATCACCGTCGGCGGCAGCGTGCAGCGGGTCCGCGCCGGCACGACGTACATCGTCACGAGCCTCATCGCGTCGTCGATCTTCCTCGCCGCGATCGGCCTGGTCTACGGTGCGACCGGCACCGTGAACATCGCGCAGATCAGCCAGCGGGTGGCCGAGCTGCCGGACCACGTCCAGCTGCTGCTGCACACCATGCTGCTCATCGGGTTCGGCATCAAGGCCGCCGTGTTCCCGCTGGCGTTCTGGCTGCCCGACTCGTACCCGACCGCCCCGGCCCCGGTCACCGCGGTGTTCGCGGGTCTGCTCACGAAGGTCGGCATCTACGCGATCATCCGGCTCGAGACGATCATCTTCCCCGGCCCACAGCTCAACGGGGTCCTGCTCGTCGTCGCCGTCCTGACGATGGTGGTCGGGGTGCTCGGCGCGGTGTCGCAGACCGACGTGAAACGGCTGCTGTCCTTCACGCTCATCAGCCACATCGGGTTCATGGTGATGGGCATCGGGCTCGGGTCGGTGGTCGGCACCGCGGCCGCGGTGTTCTACACGGTGCACCACATCGTCGTGCAGACCACCCTGTTCCTGGTCTCCGGGCTGATGGAACGGGTCGGCGGCACCACGTCCACGCGCTCGCTCGGCGGCCTGCTCAAGGCGGCTCCCCTGCTCGCGGCGCTCTACCTGATCCCGGCGTTCAACCTCGGTGGCATCCCGCCGTTCTCCGGCTTCATCGGCAAGCTCGGGCTGTTCCGCGCCGCAGCCGAGGACGGCTCCCCACTCGCCTACGTGACGATCGGTGCCGGAGTCGTGACGAGCCTCCTGACCCTGTACGCCCTGATGCGCGTCTGGGACGCGGCCTTCTGGCGGCCCAAGCCGGCCGCCGAGGCCGCCGCCCCGCACGCCAGCGTCGCCGAGCCGCACGAGCACCTGCGCGCGCCGGAACCCGCGCCCGTCACGGTCCCCGAGACGGAGGCCGACGGTCGGACAGGAGGCTCGTCCGACTCCGGTACGCCGGCTGCGGTCGTCCGCGCCCCGGCTGGCGACGGCTCGGTCGCGACGCTCGACGACCCGACACGGTCGGACGCCCACCGCCACGGCAACGCACCGACCAACGACGAGGCACGGGCGAAGCTGCCGCCGATGCTCGTCGCGGTGACCACGATCGCCGTGCTCGGTTCGGTGGCCCTGACGGTCCTGGCCGGCCCCCTCTACGGCTACGCGACGCGGGCGGCCGAGTCGCTCGAGTCCCCCGACCGGTACGTGCAGGCCGTCCTGGGCGGTGCGACCCGATGA
- a CDS encoding Na(+)/H(+) antiporter subunit C, protein MTVTLVLVIAMAVLFSCGVYLLLERSLTRMLLGFLLLGNALNLLLLTMSGAAGNPPIGKTADGITDPLPQAFALTAIVITFAVSAFLLALIHRSWRLSRADEVQVDEADVAIRTDRQDPADDDPELAEDDSPRRHDPKSPEDADDPHETTPHDTAPHTAPHETESRPRT, encoded by the coding sequence ATGACCGTCACCCTCGTCCTCGTCATCGCGATGGCCGTGCTGTTCTCGTGCGGCGTCTACCTGCTCCTCGAACGCTCCCTGACCCGGATGCTGCTCGGCTTCCTGCTGCTCGGCAACGCCCTGAACCTGCTGCTCCTGACGATGTCCGGCGCCGCGGGCAACCCGCCGATCGGCAAGACGGCGGACGGCATCACCGACCCGCTGCCCCAGGCGTTCGCCCTCACCGCGATCGTCATCACCTTCGCGGTCAGTGCGTTCCTGCTGGCCCTGATCCACCGCTCGTGGCGGCTGTCCCGCGCCGACGAGGTCCAGGTGGACGAGGCCGACGTCGCGATCCGCACCGACCGCCAGGACCCCGCCGACGACGACCCCGAGCTCGCCGAGGACGACAGCCCGAGGCGGCACGACCCGAAGTCCCCCGAGGACGCCGACGACCCGCACGAGACGACACCGCACGACACCGCACCGCACACCGCCCCGCACGAGACCGAGAGCAGGCCCCGCACGTGA
- a CDS encoding Na+/H+ antiporter subunit A: MFTVLIAFGVIALVVPALTPLLGRRVFFVAALAPAAAAVLTLTQTAPALGDGVTERVRWIPQLALDLAFRVDALSWVLALVVTVVGALVLVYCASYFADDEPGLGRFASVLTAFAGSMYGLVIADDVIVLFVLWEATTVFSYLLIGHDAVKRASRAAAMQALVVTTAGGLAMLAGLVVISVAAGTTSLSGIIAAPPTGTAVTVSVVLVLVGALTKSAIVPFHFWLPAAMAAPTPVSAYLHAAAMVKAGIYLVARLAPAFALLDGWRETITVLGVLGMLVGGYRALRQTDLKLLLAYGTVAQLGFLVLAAGWGVPEIALGGVVLLVAHATFKSTLFLVVGTVDHVSGTRDLWKLSGVGRRLPGLAVVAVLALASMAGIPPLIGFVAKEAVLGGFLEELHGTDAGWAWVALVGVTVGSVLTVAYSCRFFWGTFARKSGVAQTEPHALHGLWVVPTVLGVAGLVLGLATPFVAHGFESAATAARHGSAEVPHLALWHGFEPALGISALTLVGGGVLFLLRTRVEAVQHRLAGSPSASANYRRLMRGLDRFATWLTASLQRGSLPYYLTVILSVFVAGALANLVVGGPWAFHIRFADTWGQLPVVVVMAMAAIAVLAAKTRFAAAVLVGVTGYGTAILFLLHGAVDLALTQLVVETVTLIAFVLVLRRLPPRIGTANPSRFRVLRALFAALAGLTLAIVVVVAASARTAEPLWPDLPALTSSFGHGLNVVNVALVDLRGWDTLGELTVVVAAATGVASLIFVRSREDTLPRLRDMPSSVASGDDRADGEPRAWLPTSAAIPTGRSALLDIVVRLLFHGLVVLSVYLLFAGHNSAGGGFAGGLVAGIALAARYLAGGPAELGAAAPIRAGRLLGLGVATAGITAITPMFFGKDALYSEFFEATVPVLGHVEFVTATFFDIGVYLVVVGLVLDVLRSLGAEVDRQRLEDRRVPTADTLEGPA, from the coding sequence GTGTTCACCGTCCTCATCGCGTTCGGCGTCATCGCACTCGTCGTCCCCGCACTCACTCCCCTGCTGGGGCGTCGCGTCTTCTTCGTCGCCGCCCTCGCACCCGCCGCCGCCGCGGTCCTCACGCTGACCCAGACCGCTCCGGCGCTCGGTGACGGCGTCACGGAACGCGTCCGCTGGATCCCGCAGCTCGCCCTCGACCTGGCGTTCCGGGTGGACGCCCTGTCCTGGGTGCTCGCCCTCGTGGTCACCGTGGTGGGTGCGCTCGTGCTGGTCTACTGCGCCTCGTACTTCGCCGACGACGAGCCGGGTCTCGGTCGGTTCGCCAGCGTCCTGACCGCGTTCGCCGGGTCGATGTACGGCCTGGTGATCGCCGACGACGTCATCGTGCTCTTCGTCCTGTGGGAAGCCACGACGGTCTTCTCCTACCTGCTCATCGGGCACGACGCCGTGAAGCGTGCGAGCCGGGCCGCGGCCATGCAGGCGCTCGTCGTCACCACGGCCGGCGGACTCGCGATGCTCGCCGGGCTCGTCGTCATCTCGGTCGCGGCCGGCACGACCTCGCTCTCCGGCATCATCGCCGCGCCCCCGACCGGCACGGCGGTCACGGTCTCGGTGGTCCTCGTCCTGGTCGGCGCGCTGACCAAGTCGGCGATCGTGCCGTTCCACTTCTGGCTGCCCGCCGCGATGGCCGCGCCGACCCCGGTGAGCGCGTACCTGCACGCCGCCGCGATGGTGAAGGCCGGCATCTACCTGGTCGCCCGCCTGGCCCCGGCGTTCGCGCTGCTCGACGGGTGGCGCGAGACCATCACGGTGCTCGGCGTGCTCGGCATGCTCGTCGGCGGGTACCGGGCGCTCCGGCAGACCGACCTCAAGCTGCTGCTGGCGTACGGCACGGTCGCCCAGCTCGGGTTCCTCGTGCTCGCCGCGGGCTGGGGCGTGCCGGAGATCGCCCTCGGCGGGGTCGTCCTGCTCGTCGCCCACGCCACGTTCAAGTCCACGCTGTTCCTGGTCGTCGGCACGGTCGACCACGTCAGCGGCACCCGGGACCTCTGGAAGCTCAGCGGGGTCGGTCGACGACTGCCCGGGCTGGCGGTCGTCGCGGTGCTCGCCCTCGCGTCGATGGCCGGGATCCCGCCGCTCATCGGCTTCGTCGCGAAGGAAGCGGTGCTCGGCGGCTTCCTCGAGGAACTGCACGGCACCGACGCCGGCTGGGCCTGGGTCGCACTCGTCGGCGTGACCGTCGGGTCGGTCCTGACCGTGGCGTACTCGTGCCGGTTCTTCTGGGGCACCTTCGCCCGGAAGTCCGGGGTCGCCCAGACCGAGCCCCACGCGCTGCACGGGCTCTGGGTCGTCCCCACCGTCCTCGGCGTCGCGGGGCTCGTGCTCGGCCTCGCCACCCCGTTCGTCGCGCACGGGTTCGAGTCCGCCGCCACGGCCGCACGGCACGGCAGCGCCGAGGTCCCGCACCTGGCGCTCTGGCACGGGTTCGAGCCGGCGCTCGGCATCTCCGCCCTGACCCTGGTCGGCGGTGGCGTCCTGTTCCTGCTCCGTACCCGGGTCGAGGCCGTCCAGCACCGCCTGGCCGGGTCGCCGTCCGCCTCCGCCAACTACCGACGGCTGATGCGCGGCCTCGACCGTTTCGCGACCTGGCTGACCGCCAGCCTGCAGCGCGGTTCGCTGCCCTACTACCTGACCGTGATCCTGTCGGTGTTCGTCGCCGGTGCCCTGGCGAACCTCGTCGTCGGCGGTCCCTGGGCGTTCCACATCCGCTTCGCCGACACCTGGGGCCAGCTGCCCGTCGTCGTCGTGATGGCGATGGCCGCGATCGCCGTCCTCGCCGCGAAGACCCGGTTCGCCGCCGCCGTCCTGGTCGGGGTCACCGGGTACGGCACCGCGATCCTGTTCCTGCTGCACGGCGCCGTCGACCTCGCGCTCACCCAGCTCGTGGTCGAGACCGTCACGCTCATCGCGTTCGTCCTGGTGCTGCGCCGGCTGCCCCCGCGGATCGGCACCGCGAACCCGTCGCGCTTCCGGGTGCTCCGCGCACTGTTCGCCGCGCTCGCGGGGCTGACCCTGGCGATCGTGGTCGTCGTCGCCGCGTCCGCGCGCACCGCCGAGCCGCTCTGGCCGGACCTGCCGGCGCTGACCAGCTCGTTCGGGCACGGCCTCAACGTCGTCAACGTCGCCCTGGTCGACCTCCGCGGTTGGGACACCCTCGGCGAGCTGACCGTCGTCGTCGCTGCGGCGACCGGCGTCGCGAGCCTGATCTTCGTCCGCTCCCGCGAGGACACCCTGCCCCGGCTCCGGGACATGCCGTCCTCGGTCGCGAGCGGAGACGACCGGGCCGACGGTGAGCCGCGCGCCTGGCTGCCGACCAGCGCGGCGATCCCGACCGGACGCTCGGCACTGCTCGACATCGTCGTCCGTCTGCTGTTCCACGGCCTCGTCGTGCTGTCGGTGTACCTGCTCTTCGCCGGTCACAACTCGGCCGGTGGTGGCTTCGCCGGTGGCCTGGTCGCCGGCATCGCCCTCGCTGCCCGCTACCTGGCCGGCGGCCCGGCGGAGCTCGGGGCCGCGGCACCGATCCGTGCCGGTCGACTGCTCGGGCTCGGCGTCGCCACCGCCGGCATCACCGCGATCACGCCGATGTTCTTCGGCAAGGACGCGCTCTACTCCGAGTTCTTCGAGGCCACCGTCCCCGTCCTCGGCCACGTCGAGTTCGTCACCGCCACGTTCTTCGACATCGGCGTGTACCTGGTCGTCGTCGGACTCGTGCTCGACGTGCTCCGCTCGCTCGGGGCCGAGGTCGACCGCCAGCGCCTCGAGGACCGCCGCGTCCCCACCGCCGACACCCTGGAGGGACCCGCATGA
- a CDS encoding SDR family NAD(P)-dependent oxidoreductase → MHLDLSDRVVVVTGGARGIGRTIAERFRREGAHVVALDLAAALDDRAADEQPGGPPTVPDGAHAVGAHALEVLACDVTDPASVRAAVDAVVARHGTVDVLVNNAGINVEGRVADLEWDAWRRCMDVNLGGTFLMSQAVAPVMQRAGRGRIINAASFAAIVPSVGSAAYAASKAAVVQFTRVLASELGPWGITVNAYAPGMVPTAMNGFATMPTADQDRLLDTLSIRRWETPDDVADVLLFLASDLAGYVTGTLLDVSGGKLATQIPSRAYEE, encoded by the coding sequence ATGCACCTCGACCTCAGCGACCGGGTGGTGGTCGTCACCGGCGGCGCCCGCGGGATCGGCCGGACCATCGCGGAGCGGTTCCGACGGGAGGGCGCGCACGTGGTCGCGCTCGACCTGGCCGCGGCGCTCGACGACCGCGCGGCGGACGAGCAGCCGGGAGGCCCGCCCACCGTCCCCGACGGCGCACACGCTGTCGGGGCCCACGCGCTCGAGGTGCTCGCCTGCGACGTCACCGACCCGGCGTCGGTGCGCGCCGCCGTCGACGCGGTCGTCGCCCGGCACGGCACGGTCGACGTCCTCGTCAACAACGCCGGCATCAACGTCGAGGGTCGGGTGGCGGACCTGGAGTGGGACGCGTGGCGCCGGTGCATGGACGTGAACCTCGGCGGCACCTTCCTCATGAGCCAGGCGGTGGCGCCCGTGATGCAGCGGGCGGGACGCGGCCGGATCATCAACGCGGCGTCCTTCGCGGCGATCGTGCCGAGCGTCGGCAGTGCGGCGTACGCGGCGTCGAAGGCGGCCGTCGTGCAGTTCACCCGGGTCCTGGCGTCCGAGCTCGGGCCGTGGGGCATCACCGTGAACGCGTACGCGCCGGGAATGGTGCCGACCGCGATGAACGGCTTCGCGACCATGCCGACCGCCGACCAGGACCGGCTGCTCGACACCCTGTCGATCCGGCGGTGGGAGACCCCGGACGACGTCGCGGACGTGCTGCTGTTCCTGGCGAGCGACCTGGCGGGGTACGTGACGGGGACGCTGCTCGACGTGTCCGGCGGCAAGCTCGCCACCCAGATCCCGTCGCGCGCGTACGAGGAATGA